Below is a window of Ruegeria sp. THAF33 DNA.
TTGGACTTCAGATATGACGTCGGATATAGCATTTCCTGCATCCCCGGGCCTCCGCGCGGGCCTTCATAGCGGATGACGACCACATCGCCTTCTTTCACCTTGCCCGTAAGAATGTCGTTGACCGCCTGATCCTGACTTTCGCACACGTAGGCCGAGCCGGTGAATTTCAGGATATTGGCGTCCACGCCAGCAGTTTTCACGATACAGCCGTCGCGGGCGATATTGCCGAACAGAACGGCCAGACCACCATCCTGGCTGAACGCGTGTTCTTTCGAGCGGATCACGCCGCCTTCGCGGTCGGTGTCCAGTTCCTTGTACCGGTTGGACTGGCTGAACGCCTGTGTGGTGCGCACACCGCCGGGGGCGGCCTTGAACAGCTCCTGCGCCTTTGGATTGTTGGCGACCTTGATGTCCCAGTTGGCGATCGCTTCGCCCATTGTGGCCGAATGTACCGTGTTGCATTCCTCGTGCAGCAGGCCTGCGCGGCTGAGCTCTCCGAGGATCGAGAAGATACCTCCGGCGCGGTGGACGTCTTCCATGTGCACATTTTCGGTGTTGGGCGCGACTTTGCACAGGCAGGGAACGCGGCGGCTCAGGCGGTCCATGTCGGACATGGTGAAATCGACGCCACCCTCATGCGCAATGGCCAGCAGATGAAGCACCGTATTGGTGGACCCGCCCATGGCGATGTCGAGGCTCATGGCGTTTTCGAATGCTTCGAAGGTGGCAATCTCGCGTGGGAGAAAACCTTTTTCGTCCAGATCATAATGGCGCTTGGTGATCTCGACGATCCGGCGGCCTGCCTCAAGGAACAGCTCTTTGCGGTCGGCATGTGTCGCCAGTGTCGAGCCGTTGCCCGGCAGAGCCAGGCCCAATGCTTCGGCCAGACAGTTCATCGAGTTCGCAGTGAACATGCCAGAACAGGACCCGCAGGTCGGGCAGGCATTCTCTTCGATGTGTTGAACCTGTTCGTCGGTGAATCTGTCGTCCGCCGCGGCGACCATGGCGTCGACGAGGTCGATTTTCTTGGCATCCAGATCTGCGATATCGATCTTGCCGGCCTCCATCGGCCCGCCCGAAACAAATATAGCAGGGATGTTCAGGCGCA
It encodes the following:
- the ilvD gene encoding dihydroxy-acid dehydratase — translated: MPLYRSRTSTHGRNMAGARGLWRATGMGDDDFGKPIIAIVNSFTQFVPGHVHLKDLGQMVAREVEAAGGVAKEFNTIAVDDGIAMGHDGMLYSLPSREVIADSVEYMVNAHCADAMVCISNCDKITPGMLMAAMRLNIPAIFVSGGPMEAGKIDIADLDAKKIDLVDAMVAAADDRFTDEQVQHIEENACPTCGSCSGMFTANSMNCLAEALGLALPGNGSTLATHADRKELFLEAGRRIVEITKRHYDLDEKGFLPREIATFEAFENAMSLDIAMGGSTNTVLHLLAIAHEGGVDFTMSDMDRLSRRVPCLCKVAPNTENVHMEDVHRAGGIFSILGELSRAGLLHEECNTVHSATMGEAIANWDIKVANNPKAQELFKAAPGGVRTTQAFSQSNRYKELDTDREGGVIRSKEHAFSQDGGLAVLFGNIARDGCIVKTAGVDANILKFTGSAYVCESQDQAVNDILTGKVKEGDVVVIRYEGPRGGPGMQEMLYPTSYLKSKGLGKACALLTDGRFSGGTSGLSIGHVSPEAAEGGEIGLVQNGDTIEIDIPNRTIHLAVSDEELAARREEQDAKGWEPAAPRKRKVSTALKAYAKLTTSAAKGAVRQV